The Gadus macrocephalus chromosome 12, ASM3116895v1 genome segment ACAGTCCAGGATAAAGGAGTATGAGTAATCTCCTCGTACACAAGAGTACAAACAGGCCAGGATAAGCAATGACCTTTTTTCGTTTCTTACTCTAGAGGAGCACACTTGGTTTTAGCTAGAGGCTATAGTGTCGGGCTGTTTTGTGACTGCGGCTTGAGTGGAATGTGTAATGAATCCTGCGCTCTGTTCCTCTATTCAGCTCGCCACTTCCTGGGACGCAGGACACTTCCTTTGTTCTCGGTTCATTATGGATAAATGATAATCACGGCCCGACGGATTGCAGCTTCTCACAAAAACGTATTAGCGCTCATTCATATACACTTTGATTATCACGTCGTGACTGTCGTTTTGGAAATTTAAACTTTCCGAAAAGTGTTTGAACAGACACACTGGAGATGTCTCGGgacaacctgaaaaaaaataagagtTTTCTCAAATGGGCCCCATTTTTACATTCTGGTTTTACTATTATTTAATGCTTTTGTCATTCAACGAAGGATGGTTATGAATGTCTCCCGCTTTGAGGCAATGAGGAGTCTGGAGATAATATAGTTTACGAACCACAGACTATAAAACACGAATTAGGGCTGAAGTAAATGCTCCACTTAgcgcaaaaaacaacaatagtaGGAAGGGAAGCAAAACCATGTGACAGCACCATTCCCTCTTTATTAACGTTGGTTTGCCTTTAAACCCCACCATTATCACGTTGCTGGGCTATCAAAATACAAGGTTTCAAGTGAACAGGAAAGACTTGAAATGCTCCTCTGTCAGATGGGCTGGTGCTCAGTTTGATAACTCCATACCGTTGCTGTGTTTGGAAGGGAAGGATTTGACTTGGCTGAtaactctctacctctctcacgcacgcacgcacacacacgcacacgttctGGCTGGCCAGTCAGCCAGAACTGAAATACAAGCAGTATTCTTATAATACATCAACTTAAGAAATAACATAGAACCTATCAACACGAGTCTACTCTATCTTTGCCATAGAAAGGGTTCGATTTGTCAAACATGTAAGCAGGTACTTCAGACCAGTTGTCAGTCATAGCTTTGTCAATGCTCTTGCTTCCCAGTCTGTAATACAGGAGTCGCCCATCTCCCTCTCAGTCACAACCTCGCAGGCCCCACAGCCCGGCCCAGGGGTGTGGGGCCTGCAACGACTCACTCACAATGcaaagaaatacacacaaaagTATATACATcgttttaattaaaaaatacatatttcacAATCCGTGTGACAAAAtgctgtatgaaatgtgttctcCGCTTGTGGACGTCGGGATGAGTGGAGTCTCTAATCTCTCCGTGGCTGGCGGTTCTACCGAACTGCTAAGTGTGTCAGGGATTTCATCAGACAGGATTTTAACCTCACCCTGAGATGTGAACGGATTGGAGAGAATAAACGTCGGGGAGAAAAGTCATTTAAAAGTAAACAGGCTCGGCGTGCCGAACGCAATCATTTGGTCCAAATCCTGGCGCACACACTGTGCGGAGGGTGCATGGAAAGCGCTGGAGtcacacagaggaagaagagcaTCGCTTTTGCAAGAATTAAAAgtgtacattaaaaaaaaaaaatcaaaggcCGTCATCGCTTCGGGTGTTACGGCCGAGTTCATACAAGTTTTGTTTAATGCAAAGattccataaaaaaataataatatatatatatatatatatatatatatatatatatatatatatatattggagtCTCACGTCAGTCAATATGGTCTTTGGTGAAGTTGCTGTGAATAAAATAAGAATCAAACCTTTTTTTAAGCTTATTCTGCGTTGGATAGAACCATGCTAATAAGTAGCCTCCATTTCAAAGCTCTTGCAGCTGTGTgcattgtgcacacacacacacacacaggcctgtgagtgcaacacacacacacacacacacacacacacacagaataccaAATGAGGCCGTGGCACAAAACAAATTCCCAGACAGGCTCTGTGAtaccaaagaaaagaaaaacaaggccTATTATTTGAGTAGTCACAACACTCGTACATCTTGGGGAAAAAGAACTacaagaaaacaacaaaaacaacatgccATGCTTCAATCCATAAAAGGActtgcatcacacacacacacacacacacacacacacacacacacacacacacacacacagagaggcaccAGCGATGGTTATCTCCATCACATCACACGGGCCCAGGCAGAGTGGAATGGAGTGGCCGGGCCTCTTGGTGCAGACAGGCTGAAGCCATTACCgggtgtgggggcgggggatAATTGCATCAGGCGAGAGAGAACACAGTCGGGCCGTGCGACCGTCCCTGCTTCATTGCATCGTGGACCACACCTGCAGCCCCACACCGCCACAATGCCGCCCCACAAAGGGGGGACGGCatctaaaccccccccccaccccccctcctcctccacctatcGCTTATCCCATTGCATGCGGGATGAATCCCTTCACGTTGGCCTCAATCTGGACCGAGCCATCCCCAAAACAACGCACCGGTCCGGTCTCCAAACTTGGCGGAGCTAAGCACTAACCCAACATGCCCTTCCTCACACACGCATGACGACATGCATGGGTGCCTCATACACTGTGCGGCTGCACCTGCCGCCACCTCAGTagcgtgtggtggtggtggtggaggggtggggttggtggtgggggggggtcccatgtgccccccccccgatgTAGACATTAATAGCCACGCGGCGCCTGCACGTTGAGGTTTCCAGAATGAGGTTACAGCCGGCGAGGAGCATGGAGTCagcgcacagagagagagagagagagagaagttggTGCACACAGCACATTCCTCccgacatcctcctcctccactatgCATGATTTTtgacggtccccccccccccgtgacccAAATACCCGGACGTTGTGGCCGTTGCGTGACTTTAAGCCAGGATCATTCAAAACTACACAAAAAGGTTGGAAGTCGACCAAATGAagaacatttatatatatatatagacgacgacgatgaaaaagaaaaacgccAACAAAAGACGAAACCTCAATGGTCTCTCTAGGTTTTTTGGGAACGCCATTCAGTGCACGACAGCGAGGTTTTCCCAGGCGCGAGGCTAAGGAGGATTATGGGAAACCGCTGTGCTTAACATGGTTTCATTATAGCCAGAAAGTACAGCGCTCGTTTGAGTTTTTAAGTGCATTGCTGCTTTTAGCAACGAAATCCCTTCTTTATGTccttgtgtccccccccccccccccaccccctcagtcAGTCTTAACTCTGCTGAGCACTTCCTGAATCACTTGCATCCATTAGAGGCACCTCCTCTAAAGAAATATGACGACTCGGGACCCGAAGGTGGCCGTACGTCACTTTTGATTAGGTGAGAGAGGCGGACGAGAGCCCTTGGAAGATGAatggtgaaaaaaacaaaaaaacaacagtcgaGGCTCCGTCGGAGTGCTAATAAGGCCACACGGTTCTACATTCACTTTTAAAAATCCCCTTTTTTGTTTGATGTAaatagaaaaatacaaatatatgtatgtatatatatatcaacataTTTGGACGGAATAGCCAGGTATTGCTTGTGGGGTTTGTGTCTTTACAGTTAATGATCAAtaagtatatacacacacaaacataaacagatGGAAAAACAACATTCAAAACGGGTCCACTTTGTTTAacagtaaagaaaaaaatacacgAGTAGCCCCGTCCGTAGTGCCATGCTGGAgcttggtggtggggggggggggggggtggtgatggcCACCCAGGACAGGTCAACGGGTCAACGGGGGTCTGCGTCGGGCCTCGCAGGTCAAAGGTTACCCTCGTCCAGCATCTTGTTGACGCCGTCGCAGATGCGCTGCAGGTGCGCGCGGTACACCTCCGACGGCCCGTAGAGCGCCGCCAGGAACTCGCCGTCGGCGAAGTGGTTGAAGACGTGGTTGACGCGGCCGTGGCTCTTGGCGGTGAGGTGCCGCTGGATGGCGCGGTGCAGCAGGTCGCGGCACTCGTTCAGGATGGCGCCCATGACGCGCCGGTCGAAGGTGAACTCCACCTGGTGGAAGCTGACCGTCGTCATGGCGAGCGTGTGCACCTTCTTCCTGCCGTGAGAAAATGACACCACAAAAGAAATGATACCAAATTAtaaagaattattattattatacctttTCTTTTTCAGCGATTTCTTTTGGGTCGGTCGAAAACTTAACTTCAAAACACCTTTGACGGGCCAAAGGTGTTGAAATGCGTCAGAAAAAGACTAAAGGTTGTTAAGAGAAGGAAACGTTCTGGCAACATCTCAGTGTCGCGTCGCCGTTGCGATGTTGCGCGTCCTTTTGAAAAGGTGTTTACGCGATGCGCGGATGGCGGACGGGAACCGACGGTGATTGGACGTCACAGGAAGGTTCGGCGCGGTAACGAGATGTAAGTGCCGTGTAATTAAGcggagtaaaagaaaaacaggggGTAATTTCATACCCAAACACTTACAACACCGGCTCCCAGCCGCTCTCTTCACTCCACCAATCGTTCCCATTAAGTCATTCCTCGAGGATATATTTATGAAATTGCTATTgcataaaaaaattgaaaaaggtgagaaaaaaaaaaatcgactaAACAAATTCTACCTTTTTTTGTGATTGCCATTTAACAAACCGTGACAACCTGCGATGCAGACGCACTGGGACTCTGTGTGGATGCTCTGTGCTGTACACTGTGTGATAGGCCCGCTGCACATCAGGGAACAGACACTGTATTCATATAACACGCATGCATTACCCTGATGATAATAAGAAAAAGGGTAAGAAAGAGCTCCATTGTTCAGAATTTCTTTGCACTTTGTCTGATTTATTATATCGCTTTGttgaatgctcgattctgattggttagacacgGGTTTGGCGCTCTGTTATTTCTGTGTCGTTGACCAGCTGCAATGAATAAATGACAGTTGCTGCGGGCGCCATTTCCAAACATAGAATCAGACTGATCTTGACGGCCGGTTCGCTGTGACCGGGTGAAGCAGGACCTCGACACAAAGCAGAGAGGTCTTGAATAAAACTGAAGGGTTGGCGATAATGATTGGCCcgctgtacattatcccttacataacacaTGCTAAAAGGTGTCCAACCTACTGGCTTGACGTAATGACGGTCACTTGACAATCAACCCAAGGGGGGGCCGATTCAAGCCCCGGTTTGAATCCGCACATCAAGGTGGTGCGAGCCAAGTGTTGACGCGTGTCACAAAGCTGCATGTACAACACTATATCATTTACCTTACAAAAGCAGGGCTTGATATTTCGAGTTATTGCCATGGCCAGAGAGATTGCCCGTCCTCAACAAAAACTTAAAGTGACACTTAACATGAACATCTAAATCTGTCAGCACACGGGCACACTGGATTACATTCTCCAATACTTGTTTCCTTATTTTCACTTTGCCCAAAAAAAGGTCTTTGGTGGGTCTGATTGGACGCGGGGCGAAAAGAACATTGAACCACGCCCTCCCCTTGACGGTTATGAATGGACAGCGGTACACGGCACTGGATAAGTTCTAATCAGAAGGATTACACAGCATCTCTGCTCGCCTCCCTGTGCAGCAAAGCAGAACCACGAATAGAAGACATGGCCGTTTTAATAGATTATCGACTTCTACCGGTCATTTATATTGACTTTTAATGTTGCCATAAAGTTATTCAGTTGACAGATTTGATCCAGAACTATATAGACGTCAGATACAGGTCTTGAGGAACAGGTAGGCGTACGTTGCGGACAATGAAGAATTGAACCCTAGTACCTTTACCCAACACCCTGAACCCTCCCTACGGCATCCTGAACCCCATTTGAGAAACAGGAAATTCCTTCTCCTTTTCTGATGATCACTAATATATCACAACAAAGGCATGGTGCTTGAAAGAAAAACTCCAGactatataaatacatttacatttagggcattcagcagacgcttttatccaaagtgacttgcaataagtacatttgtcagaagaaagagaaacaacaatatatctctgtcggaacagtaaggatgttcatagaaacaagtaccaagcactaacaattgttaggttaaccccttTCCCgtttacaacaaagatagctaggataatatGCTAAAGCATGCCAAGTACTATTTGTAAGTGTGAAGTCATACACCATACAATAAGTAtgtaagaggggtgtgggggggggttagtggggagggtatgcagagtctagatgaactctgaacaagcaAGTCTCGATCCTTTTGCGAAAGAAATAAACCGCACAcgatttcaaaataaaaaggcGCTGACCTGAAGCTCTCGACCAGCATCAGCTCCTCGCCGTTGAACTGGTTGTTGCGGTACAGCACGCCCAGCTTCACCACCATCTTGATGAGGTTCTTGATGACCTTCTGCGCCTCCTTGCGGTTGCGCGTGTACTCCTTGGTGACGCGGtacagctcgtccagcacctCGCTGCTGGTGTCGTCGATGAACAGGTTGGCCACGCTCTTGGTGGCCATCTTGCTCATCAGCTTCTTCTGTGCCTGCAGCGCCAGGCTCTTGGTGCTGAACGAGTCCATCctgagatagagagacacacagagagagagagacagagacagagacagagacagagagagagagatagagagacacagagtcatAAAACGTCATAAAAGAGCAGATACCGTAGGTGTTAAGTCATGTTGCTCAACATTGCTAGGTGGGCCCAGTCCAGCCAGCCTATGGGTGAGACTGCAGCCGTTGTGGAACTGAATCCAGAATCCAGTCATTCGAGGATCAAAATAGACTGGTATTTCAAACAATTTACCTGCCTTTCTCCGAGTCTCTAGACCAGAAATAATCTAGATGTTTCGATATCGGATATGAATTTTAATATTCCAACTGACGATCCGGGAATATTAAATTCCGGCAGAACAAATGTGATTACGTTACTGCAGGTTGAATATATAATATTCATGAATTTTAACTATAAATACTGCAACGTCGAAAGTAGAGGCCACCCACGGATTTCTACCCCATGATAATAAGCAAAGGCAGCTGTCAAATTAACCACAGAAAGAACCatttctccaaaaaaaaataaaaggcactgcagttttgaaaataaatcgTGATGCCATAATGTGGCACATGTAGGAGTGAGAgacgccgacacacacacacacacacacacacacacacacacacacacacacacacacacacacacacacacacacacacacacacacacacacacacacacacacacacacacacacacacacacacacacacacacacacacacacacacgaggagatCTATTTTGAGAGCCACGGTGTGTGTCGGGGTAATTGTGTGTCCTGTGAGCAGAAGGGCAGACAATGCAAACTCATTCATTTCACTCAGCTTTGTGGTGGATTTATGCGTTCGCCAGCATTCTCCCCACGTCTCGTCTCCTAGTGATTTGTTGTGGTGGTCATGATTGTGCTGATGTTTGAGCATGAGAgtctatatgcgtgtgtgtgtgtgtcttcctggcAGTACTGGGTGACTCAGTGAAAGCCTCTGCCGAGGATGGCAGCTCATAAATAGCGCGGTCACACAGGCCACCGACTCTCCCATGTCCTACGTTGCTCTCGTCAAATTGTTGCCCAAATTCCTGAGCAGCTCAGTCTCAATGCATGTCGTGTTCACAgagaaaagaacacacacagtgtgtgcgcgcatgcgtgcgtgtgtgtgcgcgcgtgtgtgatgTCTAAAGACAACAGAAGCAGACTGCACTTTGGTCACCGGTTGGCAGCGCAGGCGTGTAAACATCCTGCAGAAGAGGGGGATCAGCGCCAC includes the following:
- the tnfaip8l1 gene encoding tumor necrosis factor alpha-induced protein 8-like protein 1, coding for MDSFSTKSLALQAQKKLMSKMATKSVANLFIDDTSSEVLDELYRVTKEYTRNRKEAQKVIKNLIKMVVKLGVLYRNNQFNGEELMLVESFRKKVHTLAMTTVSFHQVEFTFDRRVMGAILNECRDLLHRAIQRHLTAKSHGRVNHVFNHFADGEFLAALYGPSEVYRAHLQRICDGVNKMLDEGNL